Sequence from the Bacteroidales bacterium genome:
TTGTTGGGCATAAGAAAACAGTGAAATGCAACAGCACAAGGTCAACAACAATATAAAATGTTTCATAAAAATAATATTTTTAGCTGCTTTGCTAATTTGGACAAGCCAAAAAGGAAACACATTAAATTCCTTGAAAGCATCCTGTTTGGTTTTGGCTTGTCCAAATCAGGGAAATTCCGGCAAAGGAGCATCATTTTCTTTCAGCCACTGCTCCAGGTGATGAATCAGTTTATCACGGACCTGTGGACGATCTTCTGCCAAATTATGTTCTTCTCCCTGATCCCCGTCTAAATTGTAGAGTTTAATTTCTCTTGTCTCATAGAACTTCATTAATTTCCACGGGCCGGAGCGGATCACACTTACCGGCGTGGTACGCCAAGGATTATTGGGGTATCCCGGGAAATGCCAGTAAAGGGCATTACGATCAATTGTCTGATCCGGGTCTTTTAACAGGGGAAGCAGGCTTTTCCCGTCTAACTGATAATCCTTAGATTGCTCGATACCTGCTGCTTCCAGATAAGTCGGGTAAAAATCAATGCTTATTACGGGCTCATCACTGATGCTTCCGGGAGTAGTTAGTCCGGGCCAGCGGACAATCATCGGCACACGTATACCGCCCTCGTAAAATGTTCCTTTCCCTCCTTTCAGGGGTGAATTGCTGGTAACATTGTTTTCTTCATGTCCCAAAAATCCATATCCACCCCGGCCTCCGTTATCGGAATAAAAGATAAGCATGGTATTATCGGAAATACCTGCTGTTTCCAGGGCATCCATGATCTTGCCTACATTCCTGTCCATTATTTCAATCATCGCTGCATAGGTTGCATGACGATGGCCTCTGTCCGGCTCTTTTTGTTCATACTTCTCAACTATCTCCTCAGGCGCCTGAAAAGGACTGTGGGGTGTATAAAAAGACAAGTTAAGATAAAACGGGCCTTCTTTATGATTATGAATAAACTCAATGCCTTTCCGTGTCAGATAATCGGTAAGATATTCTTCTTCCCGGCCATCATCGATATAAGGGTTATTATTCGGGCGGAAATATCCTCCTTCCCAATTCCGCGGATTACCTGCACTATATCCGCCTATATTGACATCATAACCTTGCTGCTTCGGGCCATATTCCGGAGGATTGCCCAAATGCCATTTGCCTATCAGGGCGGTTGTGTAACCGGCCCGGCTTAACATTTGTGCATCGGCAATTTTTTCAGTAGGCAAATTATCCGCATTCGTAGCCGGGATCATTTCTCCCGGACCGGAGCTTCCTACATGGTAGATGGGCTGGTTGGGATAATACTGGCCGCTTATCAGGGCAGCCCGTGTGGGAGCAGAATTGGCAGCATTGGTATAGGCCTGGGTAAATTTCATACCCTGTTGTGCCAGCCGGTCGATGTTTGGAGTCTCATAATAGCTTCGGTTCAGGGGATCAAAACAGTTAATATCTGCAAAGCCTAAATCATCGGCCATAATAAAAACGATGTTGGGTCTCTTCTCTTCCAAACGGTCTTCTCCGGGATTACCGCCGGCAATCGCCTGGAAAGCTGCTATCTTAGTAAAGATCACAATCAATAAGGTGAGTACCGACTTCTTATCCATACATTTTACTATTTCTGAACTACTCATAATATAATTAAAAATTAAAAGTTACATCAGCACAAAGATAACGAATACGGGATTCATAGACAGATTGAAATAAACCGGCTAATCCGTTCTCATGGTTACTCCTTTCACTACATCTGCTTTCCACTGTCGATACTCATCCAGCAGTTCCTCTACCTTTCCGGGATTTTCCGGGGCCAGGTCATTGGATTCATACCGGTCGGCCTCCAGATCAAACAGCAGGGTATCGGATTCGGTGATCATGAGCTTCCACTTACCTTTTCGTACCGCCTTTTGTCCCCGGTAGCGCCATACCACCGTTCGCTCCGGCAATGTTTCACCCTGAAACAGCAGTGGAGAAAGGTCTATACCGTCGAGGCTCAGGGTATCGGGCCTTTTCGTATTTGTTATGGAAAGCATGGTGGGAAAAAGGTCAAAAGAGACAGCCAGCTCATCGCTGCTGCCGGGCTCAATTTTTCCCTTCCAGTAAGCTACAGCCGGCACACGGTGTCCGCCTTCCCAGAGCGTGCCCTTATCGCCCCTCAGGTTCCCGTTGCTTCCAAACCGGGCGCCGTTGTCGGAACAGAATACCACAAAGGTCTCTTCCTCCAGATCAAGATCACGCAGGGTTTTCATAACCCGGCCAACGC
This genomic interval carries:
- a CDS encoding sulfatase; protein product: MDKKSVLTLLIVIFTKIAAFQAIAGGNPGEDRLEEKRPNIVFIMADDLGFADINCFDPLNRSYYETPNIDRLAQQGMKFTQAYTNAANSAPTRAALISGQYYPNQPIYHVGSSGPGEMIPATNADNLPTEKIADAQMLSRAGYTTALIGKWHLGNPPEYGPKQQGYDVNIGGYSAGNPRNWEGGYFRPNNNPYIDDGREEEYLTDYLTRKGIEFIHNHKEGPFYLNLSFYTPHSPFQAPEEIVEKYEQKEPDRGHRHATYAAMIEIMDRNVGKIMDALETAGISDNTMLIFYSDNGGRGGYGFLGHEENNVTSNSPLKGGKGTFYEGGIRVPMIVRWPGLTTPGSISDEPVISIDFYPTYLEAAGIEQSKDYQLDGKSLLPLLKDPDQTIDRNALYWHFPGYPNNPWRTTPVSVIRSGPWKLMKFYETREIKLYNLDGDQGEEHNLAEDRPQVRDKLIHHLEQWLKENDAPLPEFP